The window agtcagactcaatgtacgtagttaatctgcttagacaccGCTCTATGGATGTCCCTTGGAGTATTCGgcaagagtggttgcattgtctcagcatttgctctaggatgaacattatcttttcacacatctttagggaaggaaatagagttgctgatgcactggcaaagtttggagtctcttcctccgtgatcaattggtggccttcagctcctgctttttgccacaggtttatcaatgatgacatttttaatatttcacatttgcgtttttcttgacttttcctatcttttctcctcccctttcttttgtttgttctccttcctcttctcttgttcataCACtcacttttcttttatttatatattgtgggtttgtcagttcttgggccatgggtgctcaccccgcccaagttctgtctcatCCCAATTTCTAgcaaaaatcaaaaaaaaaaaaaaactagactcttaataataaaaataagggtaaactttaaataaaactcttgtggtttcactaattttcagataaaggactgtggtttactttttgtcaaaacgatgattgaggttttcaactttagcaaaataaggaccttttcgattgatactattaaaatcactctTGACGAcctcaaaaatgacatattttaagaactactaatattctaaacaactttaattcttcgacttttttattttgagattgtttagatgatgtttggtaaagagggagaaagttaatgtttagagagagaaagttctaaaaaagatgattttcgaaaatcgaaaatgtagttccataaaaaaatatgacattgaacaactttaattcttgaaaattttcattttcaggtcgttaaagatggttttaatagcattaatccaagtgcgaaacctcaatcctcgttttgagaaaaagtaaaccacagtcttttatctaaaaattagtgaaaccacagaggttttatttgaaatttaccctaaaaataatGAATCTTAGAGTTATCAAACTGTCTGTAAACGAGTCACGTTTAGAATACTGTGTATACTTTTATTCTTGATTGTTAATTTGTTTTGTTTGATTAAAGGTTCTATTTATGAgattatgtatgtatatatacatgtgTATTTAAATATAGgtaattaggtttattgactACCCAATTCACCACTTCTACATATTTTTCAGGCTAGGTTCAAAAGTTCTCATGTTTGCTAGTTCAATCAGATTTATCTTACATTCAGATTCGCGAATACAAGTTTTCACTTTAATTAGCATATTTTGAACATTTCATTaggaattattattattctttgtgattgaattattttattttggtttaAGCGGATAGTATTAACTGCtgctttttggtttttttattatgagATTTTGATAGATATTAATAAATAACGGGTTACTTTATTTTATTGGTTCGATATTGGTGTTTGAGAATTGAATTATGATAAATATTATtcaaaaatatgtatatttaataCGATCAATACCATTGACTTTAATTTCCAAAAGAGCAAGCAAGACATGGCTTGTGAAGCCTAAGCAAATCTTTCAGGTGCAAGTGAATATACAGTACTTTTGACATTCCAGAATAAGAAATTCATAAGGAGATGAAAGGATAAAGAGAAGTTGTAAACAGCCGCGAATATATGATTACTGGATTGGgaggccgattttacacgtgttgtataaaaaaattgctaaattgaacttgttgaaatttttttctcgtatatatatgtgttataaTCTGATGgttaagaaccaatttttaaacaccaatataaaacttttcaaaattaagctacattgtgtttaagattcttaatatgtaaaaaaaatttgtgtcAATGAAAACATaataggccaaaaaaaattaaaaatttggatttaaaaatGGCATAACAcgcaaaaaaaatagaattttagatttagaGAGAGCATAACAGGATCTGTGCTAATTTTGGGATATTAATTCAACaccaaagattaaaaaaaaaaattggaaagaGGACTGCAACCACCACAGTCTCAAATTTTATAGAGACAGAGAACCGAAACTACTTGTGATCGTGGTGGTTCCGGGACCAGAAGGGCCGGCCCCTCTCTCCGCCCTGGTCAATAAGCTAAATTTAACTCAGCAGCATACGTTATAAATCCAAAAAAAGAATTCCAGATTGCTTGACCCGTTTTGAAACAATCATATACAGTTGCAACGAGGAAGGAACTGTGCATTTAACCAGGCAGCACACGCTTATAAGTCCGAAATCTAACGACATTAATCATGAGTATCTCAACTTCCTCCAAATCCATGGCGGTTCCGTATTTCTTACTTGCTCAGATTTTGATTCTATCCTCTTCACTCTTCTCAACAGCTTCTAATTCTCTACCCCAAGGCTCATCTCTATCAGTAGAGAACACAAACGATTTCTTAATTTCACCAAACGGATCTTTCACCGCCGGATTCTTCCCCGTCGGCGAAAACGCCTTCTGCTTTGCCATATGGTTCACCGAACCTTTCTGCACCAACAACTGCACCGTAATCTGGATGGCAAACCGCGACCAACCGATTAACGGGAAGCGTTCGGGGCTCTCTCTTCAGAAATCCGGCAATCTTATCTTAACCGACGCCGGCCGAGCTACTGTCTGGTCTACAAACACGGTTTCAGAATCTAATTCTCTGAATTTATTCCTTCAGGAGAGTGGAAATCTTGTGTTGCGGAAATCAGATGGCTCTGTAATTTGGCAGAGCTTCGATTTTCCGACGAATACTCTCCTTCCTCGGCAATCCCTCGCTAAAGACTGGGAGCTTGTTTCATCTCGGAGTCGGAGCAATTACAGTTCAGGATTTTTTAAGCTTTATTTCGATAACGATAATGTTCTTCGTCTTCTTTATCACGGACCGGAAACTTCAAGCATTTATTGGCCGGATCCTGAGCTTATGAGCTGGGAAGCTGGAAGATCTAGTTATAACAACAGTAGAATTGCCTCTTTTGATTTTTTGGGAAATTTTACTTCTTCTGATGGTTTCAATTTTATGTCGGATGATAATGACGTGCATATGCAGCGGAGATTGACCATTGATTTTGATGGTAATCTTCGGCTGTACAGTCGAGAAAACTCGGCAGAAGCATGGACTGTTTCGTGGCAAGCCATGTCTGAGCCGTGCAGGATTCATGGGATATGCGGCCCCAATAGTGTGTGCAGCCAGGATCCGAATTCTGGCACGAAATGCTCGTGTCTTCGGGGATTTAAGATGAAGAATGTAAAAGACTGGTCTTTGGGTTGCGAATCTGATTTCGAGCTTCCTTGTTCAGGGAGTGAATCTACTTTTGTTCAGTTTACTCATGTTGAGTTTTATGGGTATGATTTCGCTTTCCGTCCTAATTACACTTTAGAAATGTGTGAAAATTTGTGCTTAGAAAGATGTGATTGCCTTGGTTTTCAATTGAAATTCATCAAGCATGATTATCCGAGTAATGTTCCTTATTGTTTCGCGAAAACGATGCTGCTAAACGGACGACATTCACCTAATTTCGAAGGCGATATTTACTTGAAAGTTCCGAAAAACCAGACTTCTTTTTCCTCGCATTATGTTGAAGACATGAAAGTTGTTTGCTCGGGTGAAATGGCCATGATCAAGCAACTTGACAGAGTGTATACAAAAGGCCATGAAAACGGATCTTTGAAGTTCGTTCTGTGGTTCGCTTGGATTTTCGGAGCAATCGAGTTCGCGGTCATTTTCGTTGTATGGTGTTTCTTGATAAGAACACATCATAATTCAGATGCAGCTCACCAAGGTTACCTTCAAATCGCGACAGGGTTTCGAAAATTCACCTACGCAGAACTGAAAAAGGCGACTCGAAATTTCGATGAAGAAATAGGAAGAGGAGCAGGAGGAATTGTATACAAAGGCATATTATCAGATGATCGAGTTGCAGCGATAAAACGACTCATGATCAATGACGACAACCAGGGAGAAGCGGAATTCCGAGCAGAAGTAAGCGTTATCGGGAAGCTTAATCACATGAACTTGATCGAAATGTGGGGATATTGCGCGGAAGGAAAGCACAGGCTTCTAGTTTACAAGTACATGGAGCACGGATCATTATCCGAAAACCTATCTTCCAATACACTTGATTGGGGAAAGAGATTCAACATTGCTTTAGGCACCGCGAAAGGTCTTGCTTATACACATGAAGAATGCTTAGAATGGGTTTTACATTGCGATGTAAAGCCTCAAAACATACTTCTAGACCTTGATTTCCAGCCGAAATTGTCCGATTTCGGGCTATCACAACCATTAAAAAGTGATAGCCACGAGATTTCAAGGTTATCGAGAATAAGAGGAACAAGAGGTTATATTGCTCCAGAATGGGTATTCAATCTCCCCATAACCTCAAAGGTGGATGTATACAGTTACGGAATGGTGTTGCTTGAGATAGTAACCGGAAAGAGCCCTTTAGCCGATTCAGGAGACACGGGAGTAGTTAGATGGGTGAAAGAAAAGGTTGGTGGAACTGGATTAGTTAATTCTACGATGGAAATGATTGTAGATCCACGATTAGAAGGGAAATATGACAAGAATCAGTTGAAGATTATGATTGGAGTAGCATTGAAATGTGTATTAGAAGACAAAGATGCTAGACCTACTATGAGACATGTAGTTAAAATGCTTAAGCATGACGATGAAGAAGAGATCACTCGTTAATATAAGAACTTTTGTTGTACATTGAGTGTAATACACTCAATCAATTAAAAGTGGGTTGTATATCAATTCATCGGAGATGATTGGTGTtaagaaataaatatatacacgTGGTATTATTTGATTAAATGGATGTATTGCAccgaaagttttttttttcattgcaTTACATCATATCTTAGAAATATGTTATTTATGTCAGAatagtttttaattttcttaaaaatcTTTTGGTAAGTTTAGGAAATATTTGGACTTGTTGGAGCTTCTACCTGTTCAATTATAAAGTACAACAATGGTATGtacaaagaagaagatgaggatgatatttcatatatatatttgtcAAAAAAGGCTTATACTTGCCAAAAAGATAAATTCACCTAGGCTGAAAAAATCTAATTACCAAGGCTGAcaaaattttattcaaaatttctATAACATATATTTGTTGGTGGGAAGGTAGTTAAATACCTAGGATTATAATTTTCTCATATTTTATTGTATGACAAGCGCACAATACCAATAGTTTGatgggaaaagtataaaaataaaccttgtggtttgggtTATTTTCAAACATAGACTATGTAgtttaaaagtt of the Euphorbia lathyris chromosome 7, ddEupLath1.1, whole genome shotgun sequence genome contains:
- the LOC136200453 gene encoding putative receptor protein kinase ZmPK1, giving the protein MSISTSSKSMAVPYFLLAQILILSSSLFSTASNSLPQGSSLSVENTNDFLISPNGSFTAGFFPVGENAFCFAIWFTEPFCTNNCTVIWMANRDQPINGKRSGLSLQKSGNLILTDAGRATVWSTNTVSESNSLNLFLQESGNLVLRKSDGSVIWQSFDFPTNTLLPRQSLAKDWELVSSRSRSNYSSGFFKLYFDNDNVLRLLYHGPETSSIYWPDPELMSWEAGRSSYNNSRIASFDFLGNFTSSDGFNFMSDDNDVHMQRRLTIDFDGNLRLYSRENSAEAWTVSWQAMSEPCRIHGICGPNSVCSQDPNSGTKCSCLRGFKMKNVKDWSLGCESDFELPCSGSESTFVQFTHVEFYGYDFAFRPNYTLEMCENLCLERCDCLGFQLKFIKHDYPSNVPYCFAKTMLLNGRHSPNFEGDIYLKVPKNQTSFSSHYVEDMKVVCSGEMAMIKQLDRVYTKGHENGSLKFVLWFAWIFGAIEFAVIFVVWCFLIRTHHNSDAAHQGYLQIATGFRKFTYAELKKATRNFDEEIGRGAGGIVYKGILSDDRVAAIKRLMINDDNQGEAEFRAEVSVIGKLNHMNLIEMWGYCAEGKHRLLVYKYMEHGSLSENLSSNTLDWGKRFNIALGTAKGLAYTHEECLEWVLHCDVKPQNILLDLDFQPKLSDFGLSQPLKSDSHEISRLSRIRGTRGYIAPEWVFNLPITSKVDVYSYGMVLLEIVTGKSPLADSGDTGVVRWVKEKVGGTGLVNSTMEMIVDPRLEGKYDKNQLKIMIGVALKCVLEDKDARPTMRHVVKMLKHDDEEEITR